GAGCTGTTTTCATCATTTTAGTGAAAGCAATGAGACCGACTCCACGTGCCTTGAGTGTTATGAATTACTTTCTTTTTTAGAAAATTACATGTAAAATGTCACGAAGTAACATATAAAATGCCTAAAATATGTTTCCACACACGTGGTATAACACAGGTACAGAGTTATGAGGTAGCATATTTTAGTATACAAAAATCTAAAATTTACATTTACATAACACCGAGTCAAATTTATTTTTTAGTATGATATATTCTTCATATTCTATGCATATGGAATCATACCCACTGTTTAAAAGCCATACCAATCCAGTTTGCACTTAACCCACATTAAGCCTGTTTTCTGACAAAAAAGGAGAGCAAGATCTTTCCCACGGAATATTGGAATCCTGCTCTACAATATGTTTATTCATACATTTTTCTTGTTTGCTATCAATTTCTTTCCTTTTAACGCTTATTGTGCTCTTGCCAAAGATAAAAATATGATGTACCAATACGTCATAAATATAGTAGCAAAAATATATTTTCCGATAACAAAATATCTCAAATATTTCTGTTTTCTAACCTTCATTAGCAAAATAGTGTACAGTATCAAAATAAAGTTGGGCAAAATGAAAACAAGTAAGACCGTTAAAAAACCACTAAAATAAAGGTAGTGATTGATTGTTCCTAAGATTAAATAATAAAAAACAAGTATTACTGGAAGATAAATTCTAGCAATCGATTTTTCTTTACTTCTCTTTTCCATTATGTCAATGACAACTGAAACAATTATAAATACAAGTGGAAAAGCTGAAAAAAACAACATATATTTAACACTAATAACATTATTAAATTGACCTAAATAAAATAGTAGTTCTATCAGTAATGAATATACAATGGACAAGGCAAAAATAATCTTTGTTAATGATTTCTTCATATTGACTCCTTCTCTTTAGCAACTTGAAACATGTACAATAATTACTTGAGTTCTTTTATTACCAGATGCATCTTCAATACCTACCATAACCAGATAGTTTCCTATTGTATTGTATGATACATCATCAAAAACTTCAAACTTAGAAATTGTTCCTGGAACAATACTATACTCCCCAGTTATGAAATTGGCCCAATAAACATTAGAATATTGACCCTTGATGATAGTTTGTTCCGGTATGGAATTGAAGTATATATCCCAACGGCATGCATTGTTTTGAACGGTTTGAGGGATAGGTGTACCTCCATTATCTCCAATATCCGGTGAAAATAGATACATGTCAGTTAAATCTTCTCCTTCAGCATTTCTTGCATCAGAATTGTTTGTGTATGATGCTTTATCCCATACAAACCTTTCAAAAGGTGTATGATTATTGTAGTCATTTTCACTATTACCCCATATTAAGTATGGGTATACATCTCTAATATAATGTGCATCAGGGAGAACTGGTTCAAAATCGGGATCGCTTCGGTCTACACCAAAATTAAAGGTGAATGTAACTAAGTCTTCATACTCAACATCATCATTTTCATCATAAACTAGTTCTAATCCGCCATCTAATGTAACCCCTAAGTTTATGTCTTGATATGTAACTCCCTTCGTGAACTTGTCATTATCACTGTTCGCTAATAGAAGTAGATGAAAATACGATCCTACAGTTTGTGGTACATCAAACCAACCAGATGATAAATCATCCTTTGTAGGATATAAAATATCTACCGAGACTCCATCTATTTTATTATATTGATTTCTTGCATAATGGTTTTCTTGAGTTATCTTATATTCAGTTCCAATGTCGTCTGATACTAAAATCATTTTTTCGGTTCCCCAATAATCATTAATAAGATAGATTGTTGCGTAAGGAGGTGTCACTCCATCAAGCCCCGCAACGTATGATTGATAATCAAATTCAATTGTTTCAATATGATTATACGTTGTGAATGTTGTATTTAATACATATCTTGTGGAACCGGTATAAATTTTAGTACCCCAAATATTCGTGTAATATTCTGCTTGAATTGAATATATCCCACTAGTGGTGTTGTATATTGTATAATTTTGATAATATCCAGTGTATACTGTTTCATAATAATAAGTAGCCATCAAGGAGTAATCTCTACTATCAACTATTTTTCTATCTGGTAGCAATTCATCAAAAAACTTGTCATTCTCCACAACGAATCTTTCATCGTCAAAAAGAATGCTGATATCACTATAAACAAGTTGATTTAGATTAGCTTTCTCTTGAATTTCAGATAAATGATATTGATTGGATAAACTCATAGCATTCCCATATTTATTCATGCTTGTTTCAAGTTCGCCATTTTGGCTAGCTTGAAATATTGTATATACAAGTGCATCCTTCTCGTACTCGACCCCATTAATTTCCATTGTCTCTTTCTCGGTACCATTAATGGTGTCTACTACCATAATTCCTCTGTCTTCGTATTGTTGTTTAAATCTCATCTTATCGAAGAAATCAGTTTCATTTTGTGTTAATTCTACGATTTCTTCTTGATTGTTTTCCACTGAAAGACCGTACACTTTATCTGGATTCAATGAAAAAAAACTAAAAACCAACAATAGAACTAAACCTGTAAATAATATTGTTTTTTTCAATATCTATACAACCTTTCTAATAATTTATTATATCTATAATTGAATATATCTTCGAATCCTCAAACAGGTAAATAAGAAATTCAATCTTATCTATATCTTGCATATTGCTAATTTTCAGAGCAATAATCCCAGAAAACATGGCAGTTGACACACTAGAGCCTTTTTCTGTGTTGAATATTAAATCATTTTCTGAGTCAGAAAAGCGCAACGATGGGATATTATTCCCTTCTAAAAAAAAGTCTATGTCTTCATGTCCAACTCCATACTCATAATCACTTTTATCGCCTATACCAATAGTTTTGTCATTTTTTGCTGGAAATGCTGTTGAATATGTAATGTGTTCCCCTGCAGAACATATTACAAACACATTATTTAAATAAGCATAGTTAATTACATTCTCAACTTCAATCGATTCTTCATATGAACCAAACGACATATTGATGATATCTGCCCCATTGTCCACAGCATAACGGATCGCATCAACAATCCTTTCATCACTTGTATTTCCATTAGAATCAAAAATTCTTAGTGGCATCACTTTTGCCTGTGGTGCAATACCATAGACCCCAGTATCTTCATACTTACATGTTTCAATGCATATCAAAGCTGTCCCATGGCCATTTGTATCGGTAAACACTTCTCTATCATTTACGAAATCATATGGATCCACTACTCTTTCTCCATACACATCAGCCAGTTTTTGGTGCATTCCTGAATCTAGAAAGGCAATTACAATATTCTCTCCTTGACTTTCGTTCCAAAGTCTATCAATATTCATATTAAAAATATGTTCCGGATATTTGGATATACTGTATTGCCACATTAAAACCCCAGCAGAGATAATAACCACAAATACTCCAATAACAAGTATTATTCTTTTCTTCATGATAGTCATTCTTTAATCCTCAAATATGTTTCTTTATCATCATCTTTGATTTTCTTCGGCTCCATGAATGTGTATTTACAACTCAATTTCTTGAGTGTGTTACTTAATTCTATATCTTCTTCAAATCTGCTTGCCTTGATTTGACACCCCTCATAAATGTTGTTAAATAATTTGTCGCTATGGAGTAACACGTCAAACTTGAACATCGCAGCTAATTTGAATAGGTGTTTCTTCAGTTTGCACATGACTTCATCAACACTATCAAGTCTTTTATCTTTGTAGTAAGATACAATCATACATTCACCACCACACACATATCTAGCTTCACAAGTTTGGCAAAGTGCTCTTTCTAATTGAATTTTCCATAAATGAGTTATTTTTTTTGATTCAAACCTTCTTCTAGCGTTCCAATAGCCATCTCATCTATGCCGATACTCCCTGGACAAGCAATAATTTTCTTGTCAGATGTCAAAGAAAATCTACCAAGTCCAGCTTCACACCTGGTACTTACTTTATGATTTAATATGACTCTTAGCAAGAATTTACCAAAATAGTCATCCCCGTTTAATAAAACAGCTAAATAATCCAGTTTACCTTTCAATGTCTTCTGTAATATGTATTTATATAATCTTGTATACTGTCCTTTAATCTCCTCTATGTTACCTTCATTGATACCATCTGTCCCATCATCAAAGCTCCTAACGGTTTTTATGCTGATGGTTGTAAAATATTTATATAAATTCTTGAATGCTTTGACCAAATCCGTATTGGAATTAGTAAGTGTCATAGCTGCACCAAGGTATTCTCTATGTTTGATGTTTTTGATATTCTGGATAATCTGTTTGTAAGTTCCCTCTTGTTTTCTGATAATTCTATTAGAATCATGTGCCTTTTTGTATCCGTCTATACTGATTCCAAATATGTAACCTGCTGACTGAAGTTTGGATATATTATCATTTGAAAGTAATGTTCCATTTGTTACCAACATCGGCAGCACTTCTTTAGATACTTCATCGCTCTTACTATGGCAGTATTTAGCCAATTTTAAGATAAATTCCATTCTAAGTAAAGGTTCTCCTGACCCAGTAGGATCTACGATATATTTCTCTGCATTTGGGAACTCAGAAATAATAAAATCGATTAAATCTTTCGCTTCATCGATTGTTATATTCACATCATGCCTAGATTGCATGAAACAATATTTGCATTTCATATTACATTTACTTGATGCATGCAGACTTATGTAGATTGTTTTAAATATTTCCTTTTATATATTTCTTGAGTAGGGATTTTCATATCCATGTTATTTTTTTGGAATATACGTTTTAAATCCTTATTTGTATAGTTTGTATTATTTGGCAATATAATTTGATTTCCATTAAACAAGCTCACAAAAATTGTGTGTCCTGTTGATTCATATGTTATATAATTTCTCATTAATAACCTCTATATGTCAAAATATGTCGTCATTATAACTGAATTTTAGCACATCTATAATTATTTGTCAACGAGGGATCCAATCATAATTTTGTTACTATCCTGGCATATATCAACGATTTAAAAACACCTTTGAAACCTTCTGATATAATGAGAAAATCAATCATAAAAAGAAAAACGGCTATTTATGCCGTTTTTCAACACTATTAAGTTATTTAATCTTGTGTGTTGTCATAACCAAGTTTGTTCCACTTTTGAGGTTGTCACAACCAAGTTTGCTATGTGATTAGCATGGAGTTTGCTTTTTTAATCTTTGAGACATCCAATTGGTACGACATACACACCATCAGCTCTCCTGTATGCTGTTGTTCCACCGTAAAGAATCATCAAAAATGACGGTTCTTTCATATGTTCTGTATCAACTTTTTCCTTTAGTTTAATCAAATTGGCTGCTGCACTATCAAGTTGATTACCACCAACCTTAACTTCTATTGCAGCCCATCTGCTGTCTCTTAATTTTAAAATGCAATCAATTTCTAAATCGTTTTTATCGCGATAATGGAATACTGTTCCGCCTAACTTGTCCATATACACTCTTAAGTCTCTTGTCACCAAAGACTCGAAGAAAAAACCAAATGTTTCCATATCTTCACCCAAATCGTCAGGAGTTGCCCCTAATGCAAGTGCAGCTATAGATGGATCAACAAACTGTTTTTTTTGGCTCATTCTAATTCTAGTTGCACTTCTAAGTTTTGGCGTCCAAGCATCAACGTTTTCAATGATAAATAGTTTTTCAAAGGCGTTTTGGTACGAAGCAA
This window of the Bacillota bacterium genome carries:
- a CDS encoding DUF4143 domain-containing protein, whose protein sequence is ASYQNAFEKLFIIENVDAWTPKLRSATRIRMSQKKQFVDPSIAALALGATPDDLGEDMETFGFFFESLVTRDLRVYMDKLGGTVFHYRDKNDLEIDCILKLRDSRWAAIEVKVGGNQLDSAAANLIKLKEKVDTEHMKEPSFLMILYGGTTAYRRADGVYVVPIGCLKD
- a CDS encoding S8 family serine peptidase; amino-acid sequence: MKKRIILVIGVFVVIISAGVLMWQYSISKYPEHIFNMNIDRLWNESQGENIVIAFLDSGMHQKLADVYGERVVDPYDFVNDREVFTDTNGHGTALICIETCKYEDTGVYGIAPQAKVMPLRIFDSNGNTSDERIVDAIRYAVDNGADIINMSFGSYEESIEVENVINYAYLNNVFVICSAGEHITYSTAFPAKNDKTIGIGDKSDYEYGVGHEDIDFFLEGNNIPSLRFSDSENDLIFNTEKGSSVSTAMFSGIIALKISNMQDIDKIEFLIYLFEDSKIYSIIDIINY